A genomic region of Deinococcus aquaedulcis contains the following coding sequences:
- a CDS encoding GNAT family N-acetyltransferase — protein sequence MPTPRLLDMPPTDLRVQALMNAQQRELRELYQDTDERTEPFDPLTLSGEGCVLLAAEEKGELLACGALKRWDEASAEVKRMYTVPAARGRGVGRALLDELIARGRAAGYARLVLETGDQQAAALALYERAGFRRIPNFGYYEGIDNSLCYELPLREA from the coding sequence ATGCCCACCCCGCGCCTGCTGGACATGCCGCCCACCGACCTGCGCGTGCAGGCCCTGATGAACGCCCAGCAGCGCGAACTGCGCGAGCTCTACCAGGACACCGACGAACGCACCGAGCCCTTTGATCCCCTCACGCTCAGCGGCGAGGGCTGCGTGCTGCTGGCCGCCGAAGAGAAAGGCGAACTGCTGGCTTGCGGCGCCCTGAAACGCTGGGATGAGGCTTCGGCCGAGGTCAAGCGCATGTACACCGTGCCTGCCGCGCGGGGCCGGGGGGTGGGGCGGGCGCTGCTGGACGAACTGATCGCCCGGGGCCGCGCCGCCGGGTACGCCCGGCTGGTGCTGGAAACCGGTGATCAGCAGGCCGCCGCGCTGGCCCTGTACGAACGCGCGGGCTTTCGCCGCATTCCCAACTTTGGCTACTACGAGGGCATAGACAACAGCCTGTGCTACGAGCTGCCGCTGCGGGAGGCGTAA
- a CDS encoding SRPBCC family protein produces MKPLGAGALLGGAAGVLYGLGVYLWLHVLDGGDGGAGVMVASYLFLVPFVLGLLSVTITLRLARPHAPAPAPDPFGDPPPARPSPLGEAMGVAALTTTVFLVTALVVGFEGVLCAFIAAPVMYVMAALGAGTAFLAQRWWRRGRAGALLLTAALPAVLGPLEQRLTPPSVYRTVTNSVLVHAPPEAVWAQIRSVPRIQDREIQTGWAHLAGLPRPREAVLTGTGVGAARLATFDGALSFLETVTDWQEERLLSFRIQARDPGGLDPHVRVGGRFFDVLSGTYRLEEIEPGVTLLHLSSTQRLSTPFNGYAAYFTQAIMHDLQRTILDVVRDRAEAQALMD; encoded by the coding sequence ATGAAACCCCTGGGGGCCGGGGCGCTGCTGGGCGGCGCGGCGGGTGTGTTGTATGGCCTGGGCGTGTACCTGTGGCTGCACGTGCTGGACGGCGGCGACGGTGGCGCCGGGGTGATGGTGGCGTCCTACCTGTTTCTGGTGCCGTTCGTGCTGGGGCTGCTGTCGGTGACCATCACGCTGCGCCTCGCGCGGCCCCACGCGCCAGCCCCGGCGCCCGATCCATTCGGCGACCCGCCGCCTGCGCGCCCCTCACCGCTGGGTGAAGCGATGGGGGTGGCCGCGCTGACCACCACCGTCTTTCTGGTGACGGCGCTGGTGGTGGGTTTCGAGGGCGTGCTGTGCGCCTTTATTGCTGCCCCGGTGATGTACGTCATGGCGGCGCTGGGGGCGGGCACAGCGTTCCTGGCACAGCGCTGGTGGCGGCGGGGCCGCGCGGGGGCGCTGCTGCTGACTGCCGCCCTGCCGGCCGTGCTGGGCCCGCTGGAGCAGCGCCTTACCCCGCCCAGCGTGTACCGCACCGTCACCAACAGCGTGCTGGTGCACGCGCCACCAGAAGCCGTCTGGGCACAGATTCGCAGCGTGCCGCGCATTCAGGACCGCGAAATTCAAACCGGCTGGGCCCACCTCGCTGGCCTGCCGCGCCCCCGCGAAGCGGTGCTGACGGGAACGGGCGTGGGGGCCGCGCGCCTCGCCACCTTTGACGGCGCCCTGAGCTTTCTGGAAACGGTGACCGACTGGCAGGAGGAGCGGCTGCTGTCGTTTCGCATTCAGGCCCGCGACCCCGGCGGCCTGGACCCCCATGTGCGGGTGGGCGGCCGGTTCTTTGACGTGCTAAGCGGCACCTACCGTCTGGAGGAGATTGAGCCAGGCGTCACCCTCCTCCACCTGAGCAGCACCCAGCGCCTGAGCACGCCTTTTAACGGCTACGCCGCCTACTTTACGCAGGCCATCATGCACGACCTGCAACGCACCATCCTGGACGTGGTCCGCGACCGCGCTGAGGCGCAGGCCCTGATGGATTGA